AGATAAGGAGCAAAGGCATAAAGACTGGTCCTGGAAGAATATGCCAATTTCAAAGTAACTGTTACTCCtgagaaatgggggtgggggggaggggggagcatcTGTAGGCAGAGGCCTTACTGTCATTGGAGACTTTCATAATAGGGCTCAAGTTAtattaaaaggaattaaaaatatatatatgaagcaaTCGAGCCAAAGTGAATAGTTGTTAAACCTGGGTGATGACACAATGACTGTACTCTTCTGTTCCTGTGAAATAATCCATTAACACTGTTAATAAGAATGTATAAGCAACTCCAGGATAcataagaaactaacacaagtgggggtggaggggctcAGACACAGAAGCAGAGGATGGGAGATGGGGGGGGATAAGACTTCTCACTGAAACCCTTTATGttgcttgtattttcattttttaaattgtgaaatataataAAGCTACAAGAAAGTGTGCAGCCCACACATATAGTTATATACAACTGAAAGAATAATTATAACTCAGGCATCACTGAAGCCCAGATCAAGAAATAACATTGAATAAAGTCCacttagagaaaagcaaacagaatggGAATGCCCAGCTCAATGACCTGTTACAAAGCAAACCCCGCCCACCTGCTGCCACGTGACCACCACCCAGCTGCCTCCACAGCCCGGCAACCCATCCTGACTTCCAGAATGATCACTGCTtggcttttctttatcttttaccCCTTAAGGTGTGCATCCACAATGACACTAGGATTGTTCAACTTTATAAAAAAAGGACAATTTGTGTAAACTTTCCACAATGAAAAACATTCCTTTATGAAAAGGAATCATTTGGGTCCTGCTTCCTTTGTTGCATAAAATGTCGGTGAGAATCATCCACATTGCTGTGAGCTGCTGTGAATGCTCCTGCATTCCTGTGCAGTATTCTGTTGGCTAAAACATCACAATTTAGGTATCCAGTCTACTGCAGATGGACTCAGGTGTGGATTGTTTCCGCTTGAGACTgatatatatgagatatatgtTACTGCTACGAACTATGAACACTCTTGTCCAGGCTTCTTTGCTCACTGAGcacactgcatttttttttttttttttttttggctgcgtaggggtcttcgttgctgtgaagacctagttgcggcgagcaggagctactcttccttgcggtgcgcgggcttctcactgtggtggcttttcttgttgcagagcacaggctctgcacatgcaggcttcagtagttgtggcacgcgggctcagtagttgtggcttgcgggctctagagtgcaggctcagtagttgtggcgcacaggcttagttgctccgcggcatgtggaatgctaccagaccagggattgaacccgtatcccctgcattggcaggcagattcttaaccactgcgccaccagggaggtccctttttaaatcatttttaagtgtactgttCAGTGGCATCAagcacattcacagtgttgtgtaaccatcatcaccatccatctccagcactttttcatcatcccaaacagaaactctatacctattaagcaataactcccatTCCCaatctccctgcccctcccaaccaccattctactttctgtctctgtgaattctACTACTCTAtgcacctcatataagtggaattatacaatcTATGTCCTTTTCTGActgctttatttctctcagtATTATGTCTTTcaagttcatccatgctgtagcatgggtcagaatttccttccttttcaaggtggaaatcctttttaaaaatagtatttagggcttccctggtggcgcagtggttgagagtccgcttgctgatgcaggggacacgggttcgtgccccggtccggaaagatcccacatgccgcggagcggctaggcccgtgagccatagccactgagcctgcgcgtgcggagcctgtgctccacaacggaagaggccacaacagtgagaggcccgcgtaccgctaaaaaaaaaaaaaaaaaaaaaaatatttaatttctacaCCACGATCAAacgttttaaaatataaaaaaattaaaaggtataaagtaactatttacaatagaatttaaaatagggcttccctggtggcgcagtggttgagagtccgcctgccgacgcaggggacacgggttcgtgccccgctccgggaagatcccacatgccgcggggcggctgggcttgcgcgtccggagcctgtgctctgcaacgggagaggccacggccgTGAGGGACCCGCGTagcaccaaaaaataaataaataaataaattttctacataaatatcTTAAACAATAGCTACattcaaatttaaatgttttaaacagaaatgtaaatatttaaaatgttaagtaaagctttaaataattattgaaaattaaaattttaataaagatactaagatcaaattaaaaagcataaaataaataatgttatgaacaatatttaaataagtgtttataaattttaaatacttcgaatagatttaaaatatttaaattaaaatataaagtaccACGTAGATTGAACTTAAAATTGAAATGACATTTGAATGTTTAAATAAGtaattgcttttttgttgttgttgttttttggttttttttttggccgggatcttcccggaccggggcacaaacccgtgtcccctgcatcggcaggcggactcgcaaccactgcgccaccaggaaagcccataagtgctatttttaatatatagaattaaattttaaatacgaCTTTAATAAATTAACTgctacaataaaatttaaaattacacttgaagatgtgtaaaaaaatatattactcccctcttctcctccctgcccGGAAGAGAGGCAGTAGGGAAGCTACTGGCCTCCTCCGGGGCTTCAGCAAACCTCACGCGCAGGCAGCGCCTTGGCCAGCCCGGCCAACTCGCGAGGACCCCGTACGGCCAATATGGCTGCGCCCGTACGGCAGGCGCGCAGCCTGCTCGGGTTGGTGACGACCCTAGGCCCGGGCTCCCGCGGCTACCGAGCGCCTCCGCCCCCGCGCCGCTCAAGGGGGCCCTGGTGGCCCGACCCGGATGACCCACTGACCCCGCCCTGGCAGCTGGGGCCGCGCTATGCAGCTAAGCAGTTCGGGCGGCATGGCGCCGCCTCCGGGGTGGCCGCCGGTTCTCTGTGGCCTTCGCGGAAACAGCTGCACGAGCTGGAAGCTGAGGAGCGCGAATGGTACCCGAGCCTGGCGGCCATGCAGGAGTCGCTGCGGGTGCAGCAGCTGGCCGAGGAGCAGAAGCTACAAGCCAGGTGCGAGCGTGCGGTCGGGCAGGCGCGGGGCTGCGGGCCGTGGGTGAACTGTGTCCCAATAGCAGTACTTAGTCCATCGGGCAATTTATCGCGGGGTTTGCATGCAGTATTTACGTGAATCCTCACCTAGATACAAAACAGACTTCTGAATAACAgttcatttagtcattcatcaACAAATCTTTACTGAACGCCTACTGTGCGCAAGGCCTTGCCCCCCCtactgaggacacagcagggaacaaaacaaagataatttCAGGTGTCGACAGAGagccattaggaaaataaaattgggTGGAGAATGCATGCCTGAGGGAGACTTCGGTTTGGTAAGCCTCAGGCCTCTCTGAGAATTTGACGTTTAAATGTTTAAGCAGAAACCTGAATGATGAGTGGTAGTCAAAGGAAGATCGTAGGCAGAGCGTTCTCAGTGGCGGGAACagctggtgcaaaggccctgaggtaggaatgtGCTTTAAGGAACAGCCTGGACATTAGTGTAGCTGGGGAAGAGTGGGAGGTGATGGGGCATGGAATCAAGGGCAGAGGTCAGCCTTGGAGGCAGGTCTGAAGGATTTGGAGTAGAATGGAAGCAAGACCAGGGACATTGATTGTGCCACTTAACCAAACGGAGGGGGCAGCCAAAGGCAGGCAGGTGTGTTCCCGGTGTTTATTGTTCTTGTCCTCACAGCAGCTCTAAGAGGAAGAGGGAACCACCCTTATTTCAGAGATAGGACACTGAGGCCTAGGAAGGTGAAGTCACTTGTCCAGTCAGGTAGTGAACGGTGGAGTTAGGATGTGAACACCTCTCTGATAACCTCAGTTATCCCAGCTAGTTGACCCTGCCAGGGGGCTTTCAGCTTCATGTTTCTAATTCTTAAAATGGGACAGTGACTCACACCTACACACTCACAGGATTGGAGGGAAAGGTCCAATCCATTTCTGGCCTTCACTTCTGTCCCTCGAAGTAGGCCTGCCATACAGTGGTTGCTCAGTGATGTCTGTAGGACGGAGGCGTGAGCTGTGGGAATAGCTGGCGTAACACGCAGCATAACATGCGACATTCAGTAGACAGCTCAAGGAAACGTTGCGTTGACTTGGGGTCTGCTCCTAGGAATTACTGGGGCTTGGTTCTCTCATGCTCAAGGCTACACATGTTGGTTTCTCTTCCCCGCCTCTCTTCACTTGCCAAGAATTTTTCTTCGCAGTTTTAATGGTCACCATAAGTCTTCCCGGTCTTTCATCTGGAGATGTGGGGGCCTTGGGAGAGGCAGGATGTGGGCAaaggcttgggggtggggagtggggtggatGGGTACTGCTCTGGCTGCCCTCACTGACCACTCTCTTTCCCCTGCAGGGAGCAGCTCATTGAAGAGCGCATGGCCAAGATGCCACAGATGATTGAGAactggcagcggcagcagcaggagCGCAGGGAGAAGGAGCAAGCAGACAAGGAGCGGAGGGCTCGGCTGCAGGCTGAGGCCCAGGAGCGCCTGGGATACCACGTGGACCCGAGGAGTGCCCGCTTCCAGGAGCTGCTGCAGGACTTGGAGAAGCAGCATCGCAAGCGCCTCaaagaggagaaacaaagaaagaagaaggaggcACGAGCTGCTGCGATGGCCGCTGCTGCAGCCCAAGACCCAGCAGACTCTGCAACACCCAGCTCCTGAGTTGTGTTCTTTCCCAATAAAACCTGCTGCCTGATAGCCCCACCCCTGAAAAGCTCTGCATCCTCTCTTATCACACCCCTCCCTGGGCACCCTGGTTCTTTCCCCAGCACGTGGAGCCAGGGAATCCCCACCCTTCCCTGACTCTGCTCACTTAGGGACTCTAGGCCATGCCGACTAACTCTGGGGCTTCAGGGGGAGTGAAAGGGGGATGCAATGGGGAAATAATGGAGGAGCAGATGGCAGAGGAGAAGAGGGCTTCTGTTTACCAACATTAATCTCCAGTAATTAGCCAATTACCAGGGGGGAAGTGTAGCCAAAACAGActgtggtgatgatggtggggggcagggagaagcaGCCCTTCCAAGGCTGAGCCAGGGCTGGGGCTCATTGCCTGGGAGTGAGacagcttgggggagggggagtgaagACACTGGGAGCCACAATCTGCAGAGGTTGACAGACCCCTCTGCCCCTTCATGGCATTCCCACATCTCCTGTGTCCAACTAGCCCCAGACCCACACAAGCTGGAGTGGGAAGCCCCAGCAGGCACAAACCACAGGACTggcttttaaaactttattcactTCAAAATCTTTTATCAGAGACACGGTTCtgttctggggtggggggtggccttGACCTCCAGAATGACTCTGATGTTTCCCCTTCCCCAGGCAAGACAAACCAGACCTCCTCCTCCCCAGCAAAAGGATGCAGGATGGAGGCCAAGGCCAGACCATGGAGGGGTCTTGGGCCTCCGAGTGCTCACCCCAGATGGAAAGATTTGGGCCACTCCAATGGAGAATCAAAGTTTGGAGCTCCAGCTACCCCTCACCCTGCAGGAGGGCGGGGGAGCTCTCAGGGGCTCTTTGGGGGGATGGGGAAGCAAGCAGCCGCCTCTCCATCTGGCTGCAGGGAGCTGGGACAGAGGCCAAGAGGGGCCCATCTGTCACCTCCAGTCCTGCCAGCTCCTTGGAGCAGGCTGGGCtcgggtgggggatgggaggacaGCTGTCTGGCCCAGGTCTTCTCAGGCCAAGATGGGAATGCGGGGCCACTTTAGGAGAGTGGGAAGTTGGGGTggagtgttttggtttttattagtttttgatttttttttccacttcttaaataaacatgaatatatatatatttttttcttttataaaacttttgtggagttgggggtggggaggagggagcggtGGGCGGCCTGGCCTCCCGGCATCACTCGTCATCAAAGTTCTGACTCAGGAGGAAGTTGGCAGCCAAGTTCTCGTTTTTTTCACAAGCGAAGTAGGCCTGGATCACCAGGCTCTCTGGGAAGCCCAGGGCCTTCAACTGCGGGAAGATGGGCAGGTATGAGCAAGAGGTAGGGGCCCTGCCCACCCATGAGGTCACCCCTCTCAGCCAGATCTCTTACCCTCTCTATAGCCTCTTTTTCCTGCGGTGTCACCTGGATGTAGTTCATCTGTGGGGCCTCCTCGCCTATCGCGCCCACCTCACCCTCCACATCCGAGATGTCTGCCAGCTCCCCAGGGGGCTCGTTCAACATCTGGATGAATTGCTCCTGGTGCCGGCTGATTTGCTGTGGGAGACAGAGAAAGTGGTGGTGACCCACAGCCCTTGTCCCCCGCTTCCCCAGGTCCCTGTTACAgcccttgctttttctttcatgcactcagcaaatatttagagGGTGTCTATTCTGGCCAAAGAGCCACACGGTGGACATGGGCCCTGTCCTAGAGGAGCTGATGTTCCAGGGTGGAGAGGCAGGCCGTAAACAAGCAAGCAAGTTGACAGCAACTTACAATGTAAATACTGGGCGTAACATACATTAGGGTAGATCTTGGGCTGGGAAAGACACTTTAGGCCAGGAGCAAGGGCCCTGTGAACTATTGGATGGGGAAGGAAGTTTCCCTCCACATAGAGCAAAAAtcaagtgcaaaggcccagggaTGGGGTCCATTTGGAAAATTCAAAAAGCAAAAGATCCATGTGGCAAAACAGTAaaccaggaagggaaggaggaagcagaagaTCAGATCAGAGAGGAAGGGACCAGATATGCTTTCTTCTAGTGTGACGGGACACCAcagtggtgaggattaaatagggAAAGACATCTGTGTAccttttaaaaagattaactCATCTGGGTGTTGCGTATCTGGGGGTTCTAATATGCCACTCTCTCTTTTTATGTACATCTGAAAATTTACACATCAAAGGAAAAAGTGCTTTTTCAGGAATCTGGCTCCTAGTGGAGAATGGACCGTGGGGGCTGTGCAGATGCAGAGAACTgggtggtggctgccaggggacCTGGGAGAAGATTAGGTGGCAGCCACAGAGGTGGAGTGCGGGGCTGGGCTGAGTGAGATGTTCTGGAAGTAGAGCAAAGAGGACAGGTGAGAGACAACCCCAGCAGGCCCCCAGTGCCTGGGGCTCAAGCAACCCCAGGTCCTTGCGGGGTTACGGAGGGCTGGGAGGATCTGTTCTGGTCTTGGATATCTAGAAAGCATTTTCATGGAGGTATCAAGTCAGTCACGGGAGAGCATGGCATCCAGAGGGCCCAGACTGGTCATATGGATTTAAGGGTCGCCACAGACTGAAAGCCCCAGGATTGACTGCAGATAAATGGAGATGCGCAGCCCTGGCCCTCCAACATCTGGAGGTGAGCGGGAGTCAGCACAGGAGACTGAAAAGTCGGCGGTAGAAGCAGCAGACGCCTGAACCAGGAGAGGCAGGTTTTCACAGAGGAGGACCCAGGAGACCCTGTCACACCCAGGGGCCACTGCCCCTCTGCCTAGGAACCTTCAAGGACAGGATGGAGCCTTGCTGAGCACGGTGGTCCCGAAACCAACTAGGGCACACACAGCAGTCCTGGGTGCTGCCCATACAACCCTATGGACATTCAGAAAGCAACAGCAAAACGCAGAGTGGAGccagagcacaggatccagagACTGGAGGCAGACACACACTCCACCAGTTGCCAGGCTGCTCCAAGCCTCTGACATCTTCCTCCATGGAGTGGAGATGACAGTAGCACCCACACCTTACAGAGTGGTTGAGAGCATTACATGAAACCACGTAGGTAATTAGGTCGCACGGAACAGGAGAAGGCTGTCGTTAGTCCTGCTTTCCAAGCATAGAGATGCCTACATACCACGCTGGGCCAGGCTCACTCTCTGGGGCTGTGGTACCCACAGGAGAAGGGAGATGGTACCTGCACTgactccctctgcccccaggccTGTACCTGTAAAAGCTGGGGGTTCTCCTGGCCCAGCTGCTGAAGCAGGGCTGGCAGCAGCGCCGGGTTCTGCTGAATCACCTGCCGCATGTTCTGGAACTGGGGCTGATCCCGCAGGAATTCCAAGGGGTTCTCTCCTGCTGGCAGGAGGAAAGGGTGTGGTCAGATACCACCCTGGGCTCCCTGAAGTATGGGGGCTTGGGATGAGTCAGGTGCCTTGACAGCAGACACCCCACATGCACACCTCCCAATCCACTCACCTGCTTCTGTGGCTGGCTGCTCGGGTACTTGGCTCTCCTGGACAGAACCGTGTTCCGGCTCGGGGCTCCCAGGAATTCCCTGTCAGGGGTCCTATTTAGTTCAAAGCACAGACTGCCCACTGCCTCCTTCCTGCATACTCAGCC
This genomic interval from Phocoena sinus isolate mPhoSin1 chromosome 3, mPhoSin1.pri, whole genome shotgun sequence contains the following:
- the GADD45GIP1 gene encoding growth arrest and DNA damage-inducible proteins-interacting protein 1, with product MAAPVRQARSLLGLVTTLGPGSRGYRAPPPPRRSRGPWWPDPDDPLTPPWQLGPRYAAKQFGRHGAASGVAAGSLWPSRKQLHELEAEEREWYPSLAAMQESLRVQQLAEEQKLQAREQLIEERMAKMPQMIENWQRQQQERREKEQADKERRARLQAEAQERLGYHVDPRSARFQELLQDLEKQHRKRLKEEKQRKKKEARAAAMAAAAAQDPADSATPSS